The proteins below are encoded in one region of Lactuca sativa cultivar Salinas chromosome 3, Lsat_Salinas_v11, whole genome shotgun sequence:
- the LOC111888362 gene encoding pentatricopeptide repeat-containing protein At2g17210, with translation MHHLAVISSSKLSNWVSKIKESSFSGRWQDVLSLYNDMNKAGVRLTEPSLFHPILKACSAISLAHGKSLHASVIKLGVESSTSIGNSIMDFYTKAGDVGSTISLFGCMKIRDSVSWNILISGQIDHGDLDQGIRSFIQARATGFEPNVSTLVLVIQTIRTLKALHEEQKIHGYMIKTEFLAISSLQNSLLSMYADTTMEYAQKLFDEMPNRDVITWSVMISGYVKTNKNHLALQIFKEMLSQSGPEPDEQTILSALKACTNLKNLITGRTLHGFIFHKGFHHDTFLGNSLIDMYSKCNDTDSALQSFTEIPLKNIISWNSIISGLVYNEKHSEAIHLFDTMQNAKIDPDAVTLVNLLQICKHFTDPLICKSIHTVIIRRNHELNDLVVNTLVDTYAKCNLIFIAHKLFSLINIHDVVSWSTMIAAFTYCGFPHEAIRVFHEMMIDSQHKPNAITMLNLIEACSYDSDLKLPKSGHGIAIRLGFASDAIVGTSILDMYAKYGDIMTSKKVFEMISNKNVVSYSAMIGAYGMNGVPHSALSLLTEMESHGVKPNSVTILSVLSACSHGGLVHEGLSLFRKLTETLEVKLGVEHYSCLVDLLSRSGNLDLAMKMVEGHEKGGVSAWGALLSGCRFSFNERIAEKVASCVLEMEPNNSNGYMLASNMYAKLGSWEDVARIRGLMRDKEVKSVAGFSMINVNNKSCRFVAGDRNQVLLDEIRDTIKELHEFMKMDH, from the coding sequence ATGCATCATTTAGCCGTTATATCAAGTTCAAAACTTTCTAACTGGGTTTCAAAGATCAAAGAGTCGTCGTTCAGTGGGAGATGGCAAGATGTATTGTCGTTATACAATGACATGAACAAAGCAGGTGTTCGATTGACAGAACCTTCATTGTTCCATCCGATTTTAAAGGCCTGTTCGGCAATATCTTTGGCACATGGGAAGTCCCTTCATGCATCTGTAATTAAGCTCGGAGTGGAATCAAGCACATCTATTGGAAACTCTATCATGGACTTCTATACAAAAGCTGGGGATGTGGGTTCCACAATTAGCCTCTTTGGCTGCATGAAGATCAGGGATTCTGTTTCATGGAATATTCTCATTTCTGGGCAGATTGATCATGGTGATTTGGACCAAGGAATACGTTCGTTTATTCAAGCTAGAGCAACAGGATTTGAACCCAATGTCTCCACCTTAGTCCTTGTAATCCAAACAATTCGAACACTCAAAGCCTTACACGAAGAACAGAAAATCCATGGGTATATGATTAAAACCGAGTTTCTAGCCATCTCTTCACTTCAAAACTCTCTCTTATCCATGTATGCAGATACGACAATGGAGTATGCACAGAagctgttcgatgaaatgccaaACAGAGATGTTATCACTTGGAGTGTCATGATTTCAGGCTATGTTAAAACCAACAAAAACCATCTTGCTTTACAGATTTTCAAGGAAATGTTATCACAATCCGGACCTGAACCAGATGAGCAAACAATCCTAAGCGCCCTCAAAGCCTGCACCAATTTAAAGAATCTTATTACAGGAAGAACATTACACGGATTCATCTTTCacaaaggttttcatcatgataCATTTCTaggaaactctttgatcgatatGTATTCCAAATGCAATGATACAGATTCCGCATTACAATCCTTTACAGAAATCCCTCTTAAAAACATCATTTCATGGAACTCTATCATATCCGGATTAGTATACAACGAGAAGCATTCTGAAGCCATTCATCTTTTCGATACAATGCAAAATGCCAAAATTGACCCTGATGCAGTCACATTGGTGAACCTCCTACAAATATGCAAACATTTTACAGATCCTTTAATTTGCAAAAGCATACACACTGTGATAATCCGAAGAAACCACGAGTTAAATGACTTAGTAGTGAACACTCTAGTTGACACATATGCAAAATGCAATCTTATATTCATCGCACATAAACTCTTCAGTTTGATCAACATCCACGATGTTGTTTCTTGGAGCACAATGATTGCAGCTTTCACATACTGTGGATTCCCTCATgaagcaattagggttttccatgaGATGATGATCGACTCACAACATAAACCAAATGCAATCACTATGTTGAATCTTATCGAAGCATGTTCATACGATTCTGATTTAAAATTACCAAAATCAGGTCACGGGATTGCaatcagattagggtttgcatcggATGCGATTGTTGGGACTTCAATCTTGGATATGTACGCGAAATATGGCGATATAATGACATCAAAAAAGGTTTTTGAAATGATTTCGAATAAAAACGTTGTGTCATACAGTGCGATGATTGGGGCATACGGTATGAACGGTGTTCCTCACTCCGCTCTATCTTTACTCACCGAAATGGAATCACATGGTGTAAAGCCCAACTCCGTAACCATCCTCTCAGTGTTATCAGCATGCAGCCATGGAGGTTTAGTACATGAAGGGCTATCACTTTTCCGAAAGTTGACCGAAACCCTAGAAGTCAAACTTGGTGTAGAACATTACTCATGTTTAGTAGACTTATTAAGTCGAAGTGGGAATCTTGATCTTGCAATGAAAATGGTGGAAGGACATGAGAAAGGTGGTGTGAGTGCTTGGGGGGCCTTGTTGAGTGGTTGCAGGTTTAGCTTCAATGAAAGAATTGCAGAAAAGGTGGCGTCTTGTGTTCTTGAAATGGAGCCCAATAATTCAAATGGTTACATGCTTGCATCAAACATGTATGCTAAATTGGGATCTTGGGAAGATGTTGCAAGGATTCGAGGGTTAATGAGAGATAAAGAAGTTAAGAGTGTGGCTGGATTTAGTATGATAAATGTGAATAATAAGAGTTGTAGGTTTGTTGCAGGAGATAGAAATCAAGTTTTGTTAGATGAAATACGTGATACGATTAAAGAATTGCATGAGTTTATGAAGATGGATCattga
- the LOC111888361 gene encoding zinc finger protein ZAT3, giving the protein MNTHTIMGATTSTTSSDLQLCPASPDAQEIFRPTLDTSDISVGHIQPITTIRPHQQNPRKKRTKMIRFHNSKAIVGVAGGSSTSGNHSGIITKKKPDPSAPKITRPCTECGKRFWSWKALFGHMRCHPERPWRGINPPPNLHHPPAPDNHDFTNVTTEEDEYVAACLLMLANSTTTIAAHPSTSHHHHHQDPDTRFECSSCKKVFGSHQALGGHRASHKNVKGCFAITRNDEVEDGEFECVDNNMNMVMVLGSGQQHRCSICSKIFSSGQALGGHKRCHWEKDDAVNNTPITTPFRFDLNSPPPNDHHSTFPISDLDLRLSL; this is encoded by the coding sequence ATGAACACACACACGATCATGGGTGCCACCACCTCCACTACTTCATCGGACTTACAACTCTGCCCTGCGTCCCCTGATGCTCAAGAGATTTTCCGGCCAACCCTTGACACCTCCGACATCTCCGTCGGCCACATCCAACCCATCACCACCATACGCCCCCACCAACAAAACCCCAGAAAGAAACGCACAAAGATGATCCGATTCCACAACAGCAAAGCCATTGTTGGTGTTGCAGGCGGCAGTTCAACTTCCGGCAACCATTCCGGCATCATCACAAAGAAAAAACCAGACCCAAGTGCTCCAAAAATCACTCGTCCCTGTACTGAATGTGGGAAGCGGTTCTGGTCATGGAAAGCCCTCTTCGGCCACATGCGTTGCCACCCTGAGCGACCATGGCGGGGAATCAACCCACCACCAAATCTCCACCACCCGCCGGCGCCGGATAATCACGATTTCACCAATGTAACAACTGAAGAAGATGAATACGTGGCCGCATGCTTATTGATGCTCGCtaactccaccaccaccatcgccgCCCATCCATCCAccagtcaccaccaccaccaccaggaTCCGGATACCCGATTTGAGTGCTCGAGTTGCAAAAAGGTATTTGGGTCCCACCAAGCGTTAGGCGGGCACCGGGCAAGTCACAAGAATGTGAAAGGTTGTTTTGCAATAACAAGAAACGATGAAGTTGAAGATGGAGAATTTGAATGTGTAGATAACAACATGAACATGGTGATGGTTTTGGGCAGCGGGCAGCAACACAGATGCAGCATTTGCTCAAAGATCTTTTCAAGCGGGCAGGCACTCGGTGGACACAAACGATGTCACTGGGAGAAAGACGACGCCGTTAATAATACACCAATAACAACACCGTTTAGGTTCGATCTGAATTCACCCCCACCTAATGATCATCATTCCACGTTTCCAATTTCAGATTTAGATTTAAGATTAAGCCTCTAA
- the LOC111888393 gene encoding uncharacterized protein LOC111888393 produces the protein MNSPHQQTPIRNNGLHLVYVRRKPESEHHKNTICNNKSKHLPITLSEQDDNNQQQEQEQEQEQKEQSPMKDSPIHIPETSSALPSVTNITSNSHQLDYTKKMSVQNWEERYLLLQNFLKAVDQSTQDDYLQMLRSLSSVDLSRLAVELERRTIRLSMEEAKEVQRAKIFDAQWIADSNK, from the exons ATGAACTCTCCTCATCAACAAACCCCTATCAGAAATAATGGCCTGCATCTGGTCTATGTCCGCAGAAAACCAGAATCAGAACATCATAAAAACACCATCTGTAACAACAAATCAAAACATCTACCAATTACACTATCTGAACAGGATGACAACAATCaacaacaagaacaagaacaagaacaagagcAAAAAGAACAATCACCCATGAAGGATTCACCAATACATATTCCAGAGACTTCTTCTGCACTTCCTTCAGTAACCAATATCACCtccaattctcatcaattggatTACACAAAGAAAATGAGTGTTCAGAATTGGGAAGAGAGATACCTTCTATTGCAAAACTTTTTGAAGGCTGTTGATCAATCAACACAAGATGATTATCTCCAGA TGCTTCGCTCTCTCTCCTCAGTTGACCTTAGTAGACTTGCAGTTGAACTAGAAAGGAGAACCATTCGACTCTCAATGGAAGaag cAAAAGAGGTCCAACGTGCAAAGATTTTTGATGCCCAATGGATAGCCGACTCAAACAAGTGA